In Pseudorasbora parva isolate DD20220531a chromosome 1, ASM2467924v1, whole genome shotgun sequence, the DNA window gaatattctgtaagtttcagaactgaaaactttaatagacaccaggcccagaaaccGATGTGGTGTCaacgcctgattctgtagccccgcccaccgtcTTGTGCCACTAACATGACATTGGCCTACAGAGCTAAACTGGATCGAATTTCTATCTTTTCTATCATTTCTATTCTAATATTATGAATGcattaactttatttttaatgaatatccagctcacatggggaagacattgtGCATTTGTTCCGTTATTTCACCACATATTTGTTTGTAatagactggatttgcagacaggatgtgattacatgaataaatgaagaaatacatgtgagtaaaaaattgtatatatatatatatatatactatatatgaCTACTACAGAtagtattgattatgtgtacatgtctaactgaacataccttagcacgctGACAAAGGCTGGATAATCCAGTTGTGGTATATTGTGATTCAGGATCAGACATGTATGGGACAGGGCTCGCAAAGTCCAGGGTCCCGGGGATTTGTGTTTTCCAGAACGGTTACCAAACCGTAAGCCtgatcttaaatagtgaaataacattcctttcttgatgtgggttgttcactctcttgacttgatatttgaagggtgCGCGCTGTGTCGGCTCACAGTTATATTCCTCGATCGGGCGGTCCAAGTAAtgctaataaaaataaaaaaatccaatcAATCGCAGTTGGATTAGTGATTAATCTAGCAGGTCAAATTTACCCCTatataatttctttattttcatgctGTGTTTGAGCAACGTGTAGGCTTATTGTAGACAGTCATACAACGTAAAATCAAATtaggattttttaaaattaagatcAAATTTTTGTTTTGCCATTTTTATTGTGTATTGATGGTGGTACTATTTATTCAAGTCTGCCCCAAgcccaacccccccccccccctccccccccagaaaaattatatttacaatctATGATATAATGAACAATTGTCATGATTACCTCAAGTTAACATGCATTTCtcttattcaaaatataaattatataactaaggaaattaataattaattaggtGAAACTGTGAGCTTGAATTTTTTCGTTCATAGGCTGCAGTGCGGTGGATTATTGTGGcactttattgtttatttaggGTATTTTAGTAAATAACATGGGTTATATTAATATGTGATTAATGACATgttattacaatattacaccaaccaaatatgtatttatttttttctaattctCATTGTATTTTCAGGCTTATTTAACATATAGGCCCTATTCACCAAAAAGTGACCAGAGTAGCCTGCTTATAGCATAAAACAACaggacaaaaaaataataacaatttcAGGACTCTAGACATTGTGAAGGTAGATGCATAATAAAGTGACATAATACGTTTAGCCGTATCAAAACAGTAATTATCTGCATGGGTAAATTTTACCCGCTGCCGGTTTTAGAACGACCCCGGGCAGTTCTAGTGTTAAAGTCAAGATGTAACTGAAGTAGCACAACATATATTTTCTTCAGTATTATAGCATACAACTCtatgagatatttttttaaaggaaaaaaaataggGCTTTGGTTGTTGACTGGTCCATTGTTTATTTGGATGGAGGACGATCATATGAGTTGCAGTTCACTGAAAGGGGTTAAAGTGATTGGACTAAATCATTTGGACAGTCTTGCATACATCACCAGAGAGTATGTCACTTAACCGGAAGACCAAGTTATGACATACTGAtactgaaaatgtaaaaactgcATGGatgaatcattcaaaattaataaGCACTTATAGAAATTATATCATGCGAATATTCATTTCATGGCTACATTGGATGCATAATACTTTTAATATATGTGCCAGGGCTTGGATTTATAACAAGGAAGGGGATTTTATATAATGGGGAGTGAAAGTGAAAGATCAAATGTTCTCATGTGTCAGGAACAGGAAAGCACGTTGAGTTTTGTGCCAAGGCACCAGTATAGAACACATAGTGCTGGTGTATCCAAGCACTGCAGCTGCGGCTGCACAACTATGCACTGTGTAGAGAGtctttaaatcaagatgcaagCAGGGCCTCTCATCTGTTGTGCATGAAAGCTAAGGAAAAGAGAGGGGGAATAAGGGAGGAAGGGAGCGGGAGAGAAAGttgaaggaaggaaggaacCTTGCTCCCCAAGCACAGTAAGATGGGACGAGGAAACTGGACACCTTGTACAGAAAATTCCTCACACTGGACCTCTCCACCTAAATCTGCAAACCAGAGATCTCTTTTTGATGACAAACAGCAGTTTGTGTAAAAGCACTTTATAGGACCTTATACTGTAAGATATTATAGCATTTTTCACTAGCAACAAAaacttaaatggatagttcattaacaacttaataataataagtaacgtattttgaaaaatgtgcaCAAAATGAACTTTCTGTGAAATATCttataacaaaataaattatacaggtttggattgACAAGAGAGCGAGTAAATCATGACAGGatattcatttttggatgaataaCCCCTTTAAATTGGCAATGCCACTGCACAGTGTTCGTTTACATAGCTTTCCCCCCACTTTAATACATTCTCATTGCACAAATGTTAAAGAGAATACGTTTTTCGTTGACTCTAAAACACACTGAAGCCAGTGAGTTCATTCACCCATCCCGCCCCCACCCCCCTCAGCTTTAGAGAACATTCCTTTCATAAATCTGTACGCCTGTgttttttcttctctctctctctctctctctctctctctctctctctctctctctctctctctctctctctctctctctctctctctctctctctctctttaagaAACCCGAGAATTTGTGCTCGGTATGTGGAGGAGCTCATTATGGTGCCTGCGGAGGGCACTTGGGAACCTTCAGATATTTCCAGCATCTTCTCTCGCAAAGCCTTTCTCATGCTTCTCTCATGctaatggacacacacacacacacacacatacacacacacacatgtcgtgtttccatgttttatggagactttccatgttttatggggactttccataggcgtaatggatttcatactgtacaaactgtacatcctatccccctacactgcccctgcccctaaaccgacccatcacaggaaacattctgcatttttactttctcaaaaaaactccttctgtgtgatttataagatgttttccttgtggggacctaaaaatgtccccacaaggacaaggatatcggatattgccatctttgtggggacattttgtccccataacgtagggattaccaggccacacacatacacacacacagttaagtTCAGTGCATTAGCGCTTATGTGTTCAAAGTCCCTCTTTTCTTTTAGATAGTAGGATTTGTTTGAGCTCTTACATTGCCCATGTGTTTTCGTTTCTATGTAGAAGCCGTTATTTGTGTGTATGGGTACATGTGAAAATGTCTGAAGCGATTATCTTGTTTGTCAAGGCCACTCTTTCCCTTTCTACACCGTGTCAGTGCTCCTCCTATCAAGAAGAGACCTTTCCCAGTCCTGTTCCCCCCACTGCAGTCTGCTGCATTGTATGGCATCACCCTCTATTTATCCTGAAACCTCTTCCCTCCTGTGAAGAATAAAAATCCATTTCCCTGTTCTACCACACAACCCGATTGCTGAGTTAAGCCTCTGAATAGACATTTGCATTCATTGACATGTTCCATGTTACTCAAAACAACACGTGTCTGAGGCCCAGCCCCACAGAACAAATTTACAAAGTCAATGACTCTTGGGACATTGTTGAAATGGTGACCTGCCAGTCAGATCTCTACTATCACACAAAATGGCGGAAAACAGGCCTTGAATGTAACTGTTGCAGCGGTCTACAGTACACTACTCTTATATTCATTTAGAGCCAACGCTGCACATGCTGAACACATGCTATTGAAACAAAGTGGGTTTGCTCTATGCATTAGGTTGCAtcatacatttatttgaaatgctcTTTTTAAGTAATACTAACAGGTTCCACCCATTCAGCACAACATTCACAAAACAGAACAAATTTTGGATGGTATAacagaatgttttattttctaAGCCAAGCCATTAAGTTAAAATGAACATTACCCACTGATTATCCCAACATGAAAATTTCAAAATGCTTCTCATCCTCAAATCTCCGTATTACATGGTGACAGAAATGTGTTCTAAATTAGATTATATACTATTAAATGCTAATCCAATGAACCATTTTAATATGCATCAGGCTCACACACAAAAAGATGattcttttcattcatttttaccaTTGTTACTGTCCCGCATTTCTGTTCTGCagtcttgttgttgttgtttttattttattttctgttcTGTTCATATGTAATCATCTCCCTGGTTTACATATTCAACCAGGCCTGCAAGCTCACCTTCTGCAAAGACAACAGGACACCGGCCACAAAGACTTCAAAGATcatctgctctctctctctttcacactcCCTCACACCCTCCCATTTCCTTTTAGGCTTTCAACCTCACTGTTTCATTCTTATTTTGTTTCTTGCACTCTTAGCTCTTGGGTGGTTgtatttcattttggttaaccAGAAATTCCTTTGCCTGAGAGAACACAACAGgcatttttcacatttattttcagaaCGCCTGTGTTGTCAGACGTTtgattcatttgtttgtttgcatCAATATGGGATTCACATTTAAGGTTTGTTCCTCAGATTAAATCGACTCACTGTGGCACCTCTACAATTTCGCCGATCGTAGCTGGAACCGGAAAGTCACCAGCCATACTCAAGTCCTTTTTCATTTCACAGTCACTCAGCTCTTGAGGGGGTTCTTTGTCCTTCACACCATTTACACATGCCTCAACCGGTGACTCAAGGACATCCGCTATGTCTGGTGCCTGCTCATGGCACTCCCCATTTACCTCAGGGGGAGCCGACACAGATTCCTCCGCTGAGCCAGCACTCTCACAGTCTCCATTATTCAGCTTCTCATCTGTGACAGTCGGGGCAGTTTCCTCAAGGCTGAGCTCATTGGTCGAGGTTGACTCCAAGATGACAATTTTGGGAATGGACTCCTCTGAAATCTTTTGCTCTGCCGCAGGTTCGGGTTGTGTTGGCTCTGCGGGGGGCTCAGAATTTGCTTCTGTTAGTGTGACCTCAGGAGGTGCAGCAGATTCAGGCTCCATGACTGTTGTGGGTTCTTCCGGGGAAGGCACAGCCACCTCAACCTCCGCCATGCTCAATGCCTCGGAAACAGGTTCAGGCACTGGAGTAGACTCAGCGACTGTCTCTGGAGCTACTGCCTCAGTGATGGCCTCTGGTTCGGCTGTTACCTCTGTGGTTTCCCTGGCATTTGCAACCTCTTCAACCACTTTCTCTACTACCTCCTCTGTGACAGCTTCTATTGGCAAAGCTTCAAGTTGAGGCGATGATACAGGCTCCTCTGGATCCTCAAGTGCAGCTGTAGAATCCTCAGCTTTGGGGGCAGTTGCATGTTCCTCTGGTGGCTCGGCCACTGCTGCTGGTTGCTCAGATAGTATTATAGGTTCCTCTGCCACTGGTGCCTCTGGCACAGTTTCAAGTTCTTCGTGTGTAGCTAGAGGTTCCTCTTTTACTGGTGTCTTCAGTGCAGTGGCTGGCTCTTCAACCACAGGTTTCTCTGTTACTGGTGCTTCTGGTGCAGCAGCCTGCTCCTGGAGTGTAGCTGCAGATTCTTCTGCTGCTGGTGCATCTGCAGATTCTTTTGTCACTGGTTGCTCTGATGCAGGTGTAGGTTCCTCAGCTGCTGGTTTTGTGGGTGCAGCTGAAGTCTCCTCAGCTGCTGATGATTCTAGTGCAGCTGCAGGTTCCTTAGGTGCTGATGCCTCTGGTGCAGCTGCTGATTCTTGTGGCGCAGCTGCTGATTCTTGTGGCGCAGCTGCTGATTCTTGTGGCGCAGCTGCTGATTCTTGTGGTGCAGCTGCTGATGTCTCCACTGCAGCTGCTGGTACCTCTTGTGCAGCAGCTGTTGTCTCTACTGCTGTTACCACTGATGCAGATGCTGGTACCTCTGTTGCTTGTGGCTCTGGCACAGCTGCTGGCTTTACAGCTGCCAGTTCCTTTGGAGCGCTTTCTGGTTCCTTAGGTGCAGCAGTAGACGCCTCTGTTGTAGCCGCTGTTTTTTCTGGTGCAGCATCATCCTTCTTCACCTCTGCTTGTGCTGTTGAAGGAGAGGAGCTTTTGTCAGCTGGTGCTTCAGACTCCACCACTGGAACCTCCTGTTGTGAAGCCTCTGCCTCAGTCACAGGGGTCTCTGCCTTTTTCTCAGCTGGTTCAACTGCTGCCACAGCACTCTCCTCTTTCTTCTCTTTAGGGTCACTGACA includes these proteins:
- the si:dkey-56m19.5 gene encoding fibrous sheath CABYR-binding protein, whose product is MGGKLSKRKKGYDVSDPKEKKEESAVAAVEPAEKKAETPVTEAEASQQEVPVVESEAPADKSSSPSTAQAEVKKDDAAPEKTAATTEASTAAPKEPESAPKELAAVKPAAVPEPQATEVPASASVVTAVETTAAAQEVPAAAVETSAAAPQESAAAPQESAAAPQESAAAPQESAAAPEASAPKEPAAALESSAAEETSAAPTKPAAEEPTPASEQPVTKESADAPAAEESAATLQEQAAAPEAPVTEKPVVEEPATALKTPVKEEPLATHEELETVPEAPVAEEPIILSEQPAAVAEPPEEHATAPKAEDSTAALEDPEEPVSSPQLEALPIEAVTEEVVEKVVEEVANARETTEVTAEPEAITEAVAPETVAESTPVPEPVSEALSMAEVEVAVPSPEEPTTVMEPESAAPPEVTLTEANSEPPAEPTQPEPAAEQKISEESIPKIVILESTSTNELSLEETAPTVTDEKLNNGDCESAGSAEESVSAPPEVNGECHEQAPDIADVLESPVEACVNGVKDKEPPQELSDCEMKKDLSMAGDFPVPATIGEIVEVPQ